The sequence below is a genomic window from Acidilobus saccharovorans 345-15.
GGGTTGCAGTGGCTGTTCTAGGGAGGCCATTAGCAATACTCCTAGGACTTCTTGGCATTTTCTTCGGGTACTTCTACAGCGCGCCGCCCCTGGAACTGAAGTATAGGGCCCTTGGCGATCTGGCCGTGATTGTCTCCATGTTGCTCCTGACGCTCACAGGGTACTACCTGGCTAGCGGCTCGCTGTCTCTGAAGGGGCTCGCGGTCGGCATACCGATGGCTTTCATCATAGATGACGTACTTATGGCAAATAATATAAGGGACTTAGGCAGGGATAGCAAGAGAGCAAAGACCTTGGCTACCGTGCTGGGCCCAGAGCTCTCTAAGGCCATCTACTACGTTTTCATGTCCGTTGCCTATGTTGTTCAGGCTGCTCTAGTGGTTCTAGGCATATTGCCACCTGAAACTCTTCTGTCACTACTGTCCTTGCCTTTGCTCTTCTCAATAGCTAGAAAAGTGAAAAGCACTAAGTCCTGGCTACAGATCGACATGATGACCGCCAA
It includes:
- a CDS encoding prenyltransferase: MTSPKKVFMGTRPWSLPMFIVVLMIGFLSFNKAEFSLPVMLILMLAIVGELLMHSATNILNDVYDFYKGIDSPDLATLRYNFVFDKEVGPRRAQSISLVFFLSSAALGVAVAVLGRPLAILLGLLGIFFGYFYSAPPLELKYRALGDLAVIVSMLLLTLTGYYLASGSLSLKGLAVGIPMAFIIDDVLMANNIRDLGRDSKRAKTLATVLGPELSKAIYYVFMSVAYVVQAALVVLGILPPETLLSLLSLPLLFSIARKVKSTKSWLQIDMMTANLAIVFGLFEIMGLILHMTL